A portion of the Lolium rigidum isolate FL_2022 chromosome 1, APGP_CSIRO_Lrig_0.1, whole genome shotgun sequence genome contains these proteins:
- the LOC124662928 gene encoding uncharacterized protein LOC124662928, with protein MMDSNSWFHRGGAGGNIGYMCGYAARERPFRKAPWFSPTTRGSTGPSRLASTFGSIGIGQVVADNIAAHKVGSAELSLLAKKDYRGCTDDDLLANGRQLRSFVDACPGTFSCLTRLKLESLVLFPSVFTKICTICKRLDFLHLFNIEMGVPSLLEVQHPQLRELEIAKCSFERVDLNWLPKLTTLTFSYWESTHDPLSVGYAPLLQTVTMSNTALSWHKMLTLSEVLGKATVSDLHLNFESEKIWVKPEGPRELWPVFHKLRFVNLADISEECDLAWTLFILEGAPSLKELCLKIWNRCTMRRDEEERKEYAFSEEKKDTGVEWEGSASKHHNLAVLRIFGFQLEEKFVNYVSGVMESTLNLQDIYLHGRPICETHKCKKRKDRYPWTKKQRISLINCFNMDLHPLLRIHFPSVRRA; from the exons ATGATGGATAGCAACAGCTGGTTCcatcgcggcggcgccggcggcaacaTCGGCTACATGTGCGGCTATGCTGCCAG GGAGCGACCCTTCAGGAAAGCACCTTGGTTTTCACCCACAACCCGAGGAAGTACTGGACCAAGCCGTCTGGCCAGTACTTTTGGATCTATTGGCATTGGGCAGGTTGTTGCCGACAACATAGCAGCACATAAGGTTGGGTCAGCTGAGTTAAGTCTCTTGGCAAAGAAGGATTACAGAGGATGCACCGATGACGACTTGCTCGCCAATGGGAGGCAGCTCAGGTCATTTGTTGATGCTTGTCCAGGCACATTCAGCTGTCTCACGCGGCTCAAGCTAGAGAGCTTGGTGCTTTTTCCATCAGTTTTCACCAAAATTTGCACTATATGCAAGAGACTGGATTTCCTCCACTTGTTCAACATCGAGATGGGAGTTCCGTCTCTGCTTGAAGTGCAACACCCACAACTCCGTGAACTTGAGATTGCCAAGTGTAGTTTTGAGAGGGTTGATCTCAACTGGCTGCCAAAACTCACAACTCTGACTTTTTCATATTGGGAATCTACGCATGATCCTTTGTCTGTTGGTTATGCGCCGCTGCTCCAGACCGTGACCATGAGTAATACTGCTCTTTCATGGCACAAGATGCTGACGTTAAGTGAAGTTCTTGGCAAAGCTACTGTAAGCGACCTGCATTTGAACTTCGAAAGCGAAAAGATTTGGGTTAAACCCGAAGGTCCTAGAGAGTTATGGCCGGTGTTCCACAAGCTAAGGTTTGTGAACTTGGCTGACATTTCGGAAGAATGTGATCTGGCATGGACATTGTTCATTCTGGAAGGTGCCCCTTCCCTAAAGGAGCTATGCTTAAAAATCTGGAATAGATGTACAATGAGAAGGGATGAGGAGGAAAGGAAGGAGTATGCGTTTAGCGAGGAGAAGAAGGACACGGGCGTAGAGTGGGAAGGATCTGCTTCCAAGCACCACAATCTGGCCGTTCTCAGGATTTTTGGGTTTCAGTTAGAAGAAAAGTTTGTGAACTATGTCAGCGGCGTCATGGAATCAACTCTCAATCTCCAGGACATATACCTTCATGGGAGGCCAATATGTGAGACGCATAAGTGCAAGAAGCGAAAGGACAGATACCCGTGGACAAAGAAGCAAAGGATCTCACTTATCAACTGTTTCAACATGGATTTACACCCTCTTTTAAGGATTCACTTCCCGAGTGTAAGAAGAGCCTAA
- the LOC124699422 gene encoding ubiquitin-conjugating enzyme E2 22-like yields the protein MASMATNENLPPTVIRQLAKELKNLDDSPPEGIKVIVNDEDFTTIFADIEGPAGTPYENGIFRMKLILSRDFPHSPPKGFFTTKIFHPNIATSGEICVNTLKKDWNPSLGLRHVLLVVRCLLIEPFPESALNEQAGKLLLENYEDFARHARLYTSIHALRPKNKSKSSSVLNKDQPHTILAPISTSTATKAFGLNSQDQNAAPSTVLGGASAAPKKDGPLSVKVPVDKKKMDARKKSLKRL from the exons ATGGCTTCCATG GCAACCAACGAGAACCTCCCACCAACTGTCATCAGGCAATTGGCTAAAGAACTGAAGAATCTTGATGACTCTCCTCCAGAAGGGATCAAAGTTATTGTTAATGATGAAGACTTCACCACTATTTTTGCTGATATTGAGGGCCCTG CTGGAACTCCATATGAGAATGGAATATTTCGGATGAAGCTTATATTATCTCGTGACTTCCCTCACTCTCCTCCAAAAG GATTCTTCACAACTAAAATTTTCCATCCAAACATAGCAACTAGTGGTGAGATATGTGTTAACACACTGAAGAAAGACTGGAATCCTAGCCTTGGATTAAGGCATGTTCTGCTG GTAGTGAGATGCCTCCTGATCGAGCCATTTCCTGAATCTGCCCTCAATGAACAGGCTGGGAAGTTGCTGCTTGAGAACTATGAGGACTTTGCACGCCATGCAAG GCTGTACACTAGCATCCATGCGCTCAGGCCCAAGAATAAGTCCAAGTCCAGCTCAGTTCTGAATAAAGATCAGCCTCACACTATCCTCGCACCCATATCTACCTCTACTGCTACAAAAGCATTTGGCCTGAACTCACAGGACCAGAATGCTGCTCCGTCTACTGTTCTTGGAGGAGCATCAGCAGCACCCAAGAAGGACGGGCCACTGAGCGTGAAAGTTCCGGTCGATAAGAAGAAGATGGACGCAAGGAAGAAGAGTCTGAAGAGATTATAG